The DNA segment CCTAAATGACGTGGATTATTTCGAATTCAACGAAGCCTTTGCCGTGGTTGGTCTAGTCACTGCCAAAATCCTTGGACTGGACGATTCCAAAGTAAATGTAAATGGAGGGGCTGTTTCTTTGGGCCATCCTTTGGGATGTTCCGGAGCTCGAATAATTGTCACTTTACTGAATGTTTTAGATCAAAATAAAGGAAAAATTGGCGCTGCGGCAATTTGTAATGGTGGCGGTGGAGCTTCAGCAATTGTTGTTGAAAAGTATTAATTAAAAATTAAAAATTTAACCCGTAATCATTTAGTTTTGCAAACAAATACGACATTGATTTTTAATTCGTAATTTTTAATTTTTAATTGTATAAAATGTTCGGAATTTGTAATCTAGCCATCATCCCTCTTCGATTTGAACCCAATGATAGAAGTGAAATCGTTTCCCAAGTCCTGTTTGGTGAACATTTTGAAATTCTGGAACAATTGAATCAATGGTCTAAAATAAAATTGCAATACGACGATTATGAAGGCTGGGTTGATTCCAAACAATACCAAATCATATCTGAATCTGAGTACAACCAATTATCGGAAGACGTTATCGTTTTAAATGCAGATTTACTAGAATATATTACGGGACCCAATAATATGTTGCTCCCGATTCCATTGGGAGCTTCTTTGTCCTTTTTGAACCATGGAGACATCAATACGTCAAATTTTAACTTTGAAGGCACAAAAATCAGCGGTGTCAAGCCCAAGGATTACCTGTTGAATACCGCATTTATGTATCTGAACGCACCTTATCTTTGGGGAGGCAAAACTCCTTTTGGAATAGATTGCTCGGGTTTTACCCAAATGGTTTATAAACTTAATGGATATAAATTGATGCGGGATGCTTCGCAACAAGCAACACAGGGCGAAGCTTTGAGCTTTATCGAAGAAAGTGAAGCTGGAGATTTGGCTTTCTTCGATAACGAAGAAGGCAATATCATTCACGTTGGCATTATCATGGATGACAATTACATCATTCACGCCAGTGGAAAAGTTCGCATAGACCGCCTGGATCATTTGGGAATATACAATTCCGAAACCAACAGACACACACACAAGCTTCGAGTTATCAAAAAAATTGTATAAAAAAATCCCGATTAGTTCGAGGACACTGAAAAAGTCCTTCTTATTTTGATTAGATTCTTT comes from the Flavobacterium limnophilum genome and includes:
- a CDS encoding C40 family peptidase, producing the protein MFGICNLAIIPLRFEPNDRSEIVSQVLFGEHFEILEQLNQWSKIKLQYDDYEGWVDSKQYQIISESEYNQLSEDVIVLNADLLEYITGPNNMLLPIPLGASLSFLNHGDINTSNFNFEGTKISGVKPKDYLLNTAFMYLNAPYLWGGKTPFGIDCSGFTQMVYKLNGYKLMRDASQQATQGEALSFIEESEAGDLAFFDNEEGNIIHVGIIMDDNYIIHASGKVRIDRLDHLGIYNSETNRHTHKLRVIKKIV